The Prosthecobacter debontii genome segment TCACGGTCCCCCTGCGTCACGCCGAGGTAGATGCGCCCTTCATATTCACGAAAGACCGGGTATTGAAAAGACTTCTCGGTCTCAAAGCGATATTTACGCTCCCAGTTCGTGCCGTCCTCGGAGATATCCAGATTGAAGACGGAGCGGCTGACGCCATTGATCTGGGTGGATTCCTGCCAGCCTAGCCAATACAGGCCCTTCATCTGATCGAAGGTGGGTTTGGAGCTCGCGCCATTCGGCACCCAGGGCTTGTGCTCATTCACCGTCCAGGTGCGGCCATCGCGACTGGTGGTAAAAGTGTAATTACGATTGCCTCCCTCCTGCCGACAGATGGCCATCCAGGTGCCATCCGGGAGACGGTTCACCGCCGACTCGGTCAGCTTCAGCGTGCCCGGCTCATTGTAGTGCCCCAGCACCTCAAAGGTATCCCGGGCCTCATTCACCACGGCCAGCGCGTTTTGCCCGCCGGGGTAGTTGTTCAAAGCTACATACAGCTTGCCATCGAAGCTCTTGAAGGAATCAAACAGATACAGCCCGAAATCCACGGCGGGTCGTGTGAACCCCTGGGCCGCTGCATCCGCATGGAAATACTGCGGCTGCATCTCATGCGTGCCACTGGCGGTTTTCAGATAGGCTTTGTGCAGCTTGTTCTCAAACGACTGCGTCGTCAGATCATAATCCAGATACCAGGTCTGGGCCTGACGCTTCTTGGGCGCCTCACTGGCGAAGTAGATCCGCAGCGT includes the following:
- a CDS encoding sialidase family protein, which translates into the protein MIRPILMSFWTFGLASAPAALLPADWNAKAAGDEVMAALVNTTEPQVKGAHDAEMVIVKGKAYIVVEANDVQGGESAEWPFIYVTLSVVDVATLKVEKQQVFARSEQVFENVTLPVGACFVPRILQKDDQTLRIYFASEAPKKRQAQTWYLDYDLTTQSFENKLHKAYLKTASGTHEMQPQYFHADAAAQGFTRPAVDFGLYLFDSFKSFDGKLYVALNNYPGGQNALAVVNEARDTFEVLGHYNEPGTLKLTESAVNRLPDGTWMAICRQEGGNRNYTFTTSRDGRTWTVNEHKPWVPNGASSKPTFDQMKGLYWLGWQESTQINGVSRSVFNLDISEDGTNWERKYRFETEKSFQYPVFREYEGRIYLGVTQGDRDPSRKERIMFGVLE